The Methylomicrobium lacus LW14 genome window below encodes:
- the rpsO gene encoding 30S ribosomal protein S15, translating to MPFTAEQKKKIVEEYRLSETDTGSPEVQVALLTAHIQHLTPHFAAHKKDNHSRRGLLRMVNQRRKLLDYLKSKDGDRYRTLIERLGLRK from the coding sequence ATGCCATTTACTGCGGAACAAAAGAAAAAAATCGTTGAAGAATACCGTCTGTCCGAAACCGATACCGGTTCCCCGGAAGTGCAGGTCGCTCTGTTGACCGCGCACATCCAACACCTGACGCCGCACTTCGCCGCGCACAAGAAAGACAACCACTCACGTCGTGGTTTGTTACGGATGGTCAATCAACGCCGCAAACTGCTCGATTATCTGAAAAGCAAAGACGGTGACCGCTACCGCACGCTGATCGAACGTCTCGGTTTGCGCAAATAA
- the truB gene encoding tRNA pseudouridine(55) synthase TruB, with protein MSKRANRRNVHGILLLDKRLGVSSNQALQEVKRLLNAAKAGHTGSLDPLATGLLPLCFGEATKVSGMMLDDDKRYRVVIRLGVLTDTGDAEGAVLETQPVPEITQAMLDACLQRFTGELDQVPPMYSALKLNGKKLYELAREGKTVERKARRITIYALKLLDFERDRLTLEVFCSKGTYIRSLAEDIGAHFGCGGTVAELRRLQAGMFDLDQAFTIEQLRALDAHQLDACLLAVDVPLHALPAVELQDVDAGKIRNGQAVNAELSPPGQVRLYHAGAFLGLGEMRMDGKLAPCRVFNLAE; from the coding sequence ATGAGCAAACGCGCTAACCGGCGCAATGTGCACGGCATATTGCTGCTGGATAAACGCCTCGGCGTGTCTTCGAATCAGGCGCTGCAGGAAGTCAAACGCTTGCTGAATGCCGCGAAAGCCGGCCATACCGGCAGCCTCGATCCGTTGGCGACAGGGCTTCTGCCGTTGTGTTTCGGCGAAGCGACCAAGGTATCCGGCATGATGCTCGATGACGACAAGCGCTACCGGGTCGTGATCCGGCTTGGCGTGTTGACCGATACCGGCGATGCCGAAGGCGCGGTGCTGGAAACCCAGCCGGTGCCGGAGATCACGCAGGCGATGCTCGATGCCTGTCTGCAACGCTTCACCGGCGAGCTCGATCAGGTGCCGCCGATGTACTCGGCGCTGAAGCTGAACGGCAAGAAGCTGTACGAACTGGCGCGCGAAGGCAAGACGGTCGAGCGCAAGGCGCGGCGGATCACGATCTACGCACTGAAACTGCTCGATTTCGAGCGCGACCGGCTGACGCTGGAAGTGTTCTGTTCGAAAGGCACCTACATCCGCTCGCTCGCGGAAGACATCGGCGCGCATTTCGGCTGCGGCGGGACGGTCGCGGAACTGCGCCGCCTGCAGGCGGGCATGTTTGATCTCGACCAGGCGTTTACGATAGAGCAATTACGCGCGCTGGACGCGCATCAGCTCGATGCCTGTTTGCTCGCTGTCGATGTGCCGTTGCACGCGCTGCCGGCCGTCGAACTGCAGGATGTCGATGCCGGCAAGATCAGAAACGGACAAGCGGTCAATGCCGAATTGTCCCCGCCGGGGCAGGTGCGTCTGTACCACGCCGGCGCGTTTTTAGGCTTGGGCGAAATGCGAATGGATGGTAAACTAGCGCCTTGCAGAGTGTTCAATTTGGCCGAATAA
- the rbfA gene encoding 30S ribosome-binding factor RbfA yields the protein MAKEFGRSARVSSEMQKELSFILQRIVKDYRLGFVTINEVVLTKDLAVAKIYFTVLNADADGKKSHVKKLNQLAPVIRHELAQRMMLRHISELRFLYDDSFDTGMRVAELLSDIDKTDKDPEQE from the coding sequence ATGGCAAAAGAATTTGGGCGCAGCGCCCGCGTGTCATCCGAAATGCAGAAGGAACTGTCGTTCATTCTGCAGCGGATTGTGAAGGACTACCGGCTCGGCTTCGTGACGATCAATGAAGTCGTTCTGACCAAGGATTTGGCGGTCGCGAAAATCTATTTCACGGTGCTGAATGCGGACGCCGACGGCAAGAAGAGTCATGTTAAAAAGCTGAATCAGCTGGCGCCGGTGATTCGGCACGAGCTCGCGCAGCGGATGATGCTGCGGCACATTTCGGAACTGCGCTTTCTTTATGACGATTCGTTCGATACCGGCATGCGCGTCGCGGAACTGCTCAGCGACATCGACAAGACCGACAAAGACCCCGAGCAGGAATGA